One window of Sulfurospirillum sp. 1612 genomic DNA carries:
- the serS gene encoding serine--tRNA ligase, whose amino-acid sequence MLDIKMIQNDFETVCEKLRKKRVDESLIEDLRVKSLELKAQKAALEPLQADQNAKSKLLGVYAREKRDVSELRATLTENKEKINVLNKNVKALEEALGALAKTIPNLPDDGVPEGLDEDDNVEIKKVLTPPVFDFTPKEHWDLDSKQEWIDFERGVKLSKSRFSVLKNQAAKLERALINYMLDFNTSRGFTEVGVPYIVNRTTLEGTGQLPKFEDDLFKIEGEDLFLIPTAEVPLTNLFQDEILSAEELPIKMTSYTACFRKEAGSAGRDTRGMIRQHQFDKVELVCISKPEESDAIFDEMVSCASDLLTSLGLAHRHLMLCGGDLGFSAAKTVDLEVWFPGQNRYREISSISNTRDFQARRAKIRYKEGKKNILVHTLNGSSLAVGRTLIAIMENYQNADGTITIPDVLQKYM is encoded by the coding sequence ATGTTAGATATAAAAATGATACAAAATGATTTTGAGACGGTTTGTGAAAAACTTAGAAAAAAAAGAGTCGATGAATCACTCATAGAAGATTTAAGGGTAAAATCACTAGAGTTAAAAGCTCAAAAAGCAGCGCTAGAGCCTCTCCAAGCAGACCAAAATGCCAAGAGTAAACTGCTCGGCGTTTATGCAAGAGAGAAGCGTGATGTCAGTGAGCTTAGAGCCACGCTCACCGAAAATAAAGAGAAGATAAATGTATTAAATAAAAATGTCAAAGCCCTAGAGGAAGCGCTCGGTGCTTTGGCTAAAACCATCCCAAATTTACCCGATGATGGGGTGCCAGAGGGATTAGATGAAGATGACAACGTCGAAATCAAGAAAGTCCTCACGCCTCCCGTGTTTGATTTCACACCAAAAGAGCATTGGGACTTGGATTCAAAACAAGAGTGGATTGACTTTGAGCGAGGGGTTAAACTCTCTAAAAGTAGATTTTCCGTTTTGAAAAATCAAGCAGCAAAGCTCGAGCGTGCCTTGATTAATTATATGTTAGATTTCAATACATCACGAGGTTTTACAGAAGTAGGTGTGCCTTATATCGTAAATCGTACGACACTTGAAGGTACCGGTCAATTACCAAAATTTGAAGATGACCTCTTCAAAATAGAGGGAGAAGACCTCTTTTTGATTCCCACAGCAGAAGTGCCACTTACTAATCTCTTCCAAGATGAAATTCTAAGCGCAGAAGAACTTCCTATCAAAATGACCTCTTATACCGCGTGTTTTAGAAAAGAAGCCGGTAGTGCCGGACGAGACACCCGAGGGATGATACGTCAACATCAATTTGATAAAGTAGAACTGGTGTGCATCAGTAAACCCGAAGAGAGTGATGCCATCTTTGATGAGATGGTCTCTTGCGCTAGTGATTTATTGACCTCATTGGGTCTCGCACACCGTCATCTCATGTTGTGTGGTGGCGATCTTGGCTTTAGTGCTGCAAAAACCGTGGATTTGGAAGTTTGGTTTCCCGGACAAAATAGATACAGAGAAATCAGCTCCATTTCAAATACAAGAGATTTTCAAGCCAGACGTGCAAAAATCCGATATAAAGAAGGGAAGAAAAATATTTTAGTACACACACTCAATGGGTCTTCTTTAGCGGTTGGACGTACTTTAATCGCTATTATGGAAAATTATCAAAATGCAGACGGTACTATCACCATACCGGATGTGTTACAAAAATATATGTAA
- the trpS gene encoding tryptophan--tRNA ligase, with translation MRVLTGIQPSGALHIGNYFGAIKQMIDLQDTSDLFIFIPNYHALTSLKDPQALKTNTIDAAINFLALGVDPQKSTFYVQSDVKEVLELYWILSGYTPMGLLERAHSYKDKVAKGIPANHSLFSYPVLMAADILLYDADIVPVGKDQIQHVEIARDIAVKFNNEFGDILTLPEFRIDDKVATVPGLDGAKMSKSYGNTIEIFCDEKQLKKTVGKIVTDSTPMEEPKDFTTCNVYALCRLFLDEQGEQALQARYQKGGEGYGHFKMYLKELIWDYFAEAREKRAYYLEHKDEVRDILHYGAQKARVIAQEKIEKIQDIVGIIR, from the coding sequence ATGAGAGTATTAACAGGTATTCAGCCATCCGGTGCACTACATATAGGAAACTATTTTGGTGCTATAAAACAAATGATAGATTTACAAGATACAAGTGATTTATTTATCTTTATCCCCAACTATCATGCGCTCACATCACTCAAAGATCCACAAGCTTTAAAAACCAATACCATCGATGCAGCGATTAATTTCTTAGCCTTAGGTGTGGATCCACAAAAATCGACATTTTATGTGCAATCTGATGTCAAAGAAGTATTAGAACTCTATTGGATTCTCTCTGGTTACACACCCATGGGGCTTTTAGAGCGTGCCCACAGCTACAAAGATAAAGTAGCCAAAGGCATTCCTGCCAATCATTCACTCTTTTCCTATCCGGTCTTAATGGCCGCTGATATTTTACTGTATGATGCCGATATTGTGCCTGTGGGCAAAGATCAAATTCAACATGTTGAGATTGCCAGAGATATTGCTGTGAAATTCAATAATGAATTTGGCGATATTTTAACATTACCAGAATTTAGAATTGATGATAAAGTAGCTACGGTTCCAGGATTAGATGGGGCGAAGATGAGCAAAAGTTATGGCAATACTATAGAAATCTTTTGTGATGAAAAACAGCTCAAAAAAACTGTCGGAAAGATTGTGACTGACTCCACGCCGATGGAAGAGCCTAAAGATTTTACAACCTGCAATGTTTATGCATTGTGTCGTCTCTTTTTGGATGAGCAAGGAGAACAAGCATTGCAAGCACGCTATCAAAAAGGTGGTGAGGGTTATGGGCATTTTAAAATGTATCTCAAAGAGTTGATTTGGGATTATTTTGCTGAGGCTCGTGAAAAAAGAGCTTACTACCTCGAACACAAAGATGAAGTACGAGATATTTTGCACTATGGAGCGCAAAAAGCCAGAGTCATCGCACAAGAAAAAATAGAAAAAATTCAAGATATAGTTGGGATTATAAGGTAA
- a CDS encoding shikimate kinase yields the protein MANNLILIGFMGVGKGTIARELARQSGLFAIDTDDLIESLENKKIKEIFKDEGEDYFRALEKKTAKWLEKSVKKSIISTGGGFYKVSNLNKIGTIIYLESRFEKIIERIQHHPQAEKKFAKRPLLQDLEQAKKLFLLRVKAYEACANLTITVEDKTPQQIAKDILKLI from the coding sequence ATGGCCAATAATCTGATTTTAATTGGCTTCATGGGTGTAGGCAAAGGCACGATTGCTAGAGAACTCGCACGTCAAAGTGGTCTCTTTGCTATTGATACTGATGATTTGATAGAGAGTTTGGAAAATAAAAAAATCAAAGAAATCTTCAAAGATGAGGGAGAGGATTACTTCAGAGCACTTGAGAAGAAAACAGCAAAGTGGTTAGAAAAATCTGTCAAAAAAAGTATCATCTCTACAGGCGGCGGATTTTACAAGGTCTCTAACCTCAACAAAATTGGTACCATCATCTATCTTGAATCCCGTTTTGAAAAAATTATTGAAAGAATCCAACACCATCCTCAAGCTGAAAAGAAATTTGCAAAAAGACCCTTACTACAAGATTTAGAACAGGCTAAAAAACTCTTTTTACTTCGTGTCAAAGCATATGAAGCTTGCGCAAATCTCACGATTACAGTAGAAGATAAAACACCGCAACAAATAGCAAAAGATATATTAAAATTGATTTAG
- the der gene encoding ribosome biogenesis GTPase Der encodes MKKIAIIGKPNVGKSSLFNRIAKQRIAITSDFSGTTRDIKEHTVEILDKPCKILDTGGLDSSNELFENVRLKSIEASQKADMIIMMVDGKMLPSDEDKKIFYALQAQQKPIALVINKIDNDKELERAWEFDEFGAENVFPISVSHNRGVTNLFTWIASFLPEVEAPIDVIEDDDAFDLDDFEEEALQDEEETPETNEINVAIIGRVNVGKSSLLNALVGEERAVVSSVEGTTIDPVDDSIEYEDKIINFVDTAGVRKRSRIEGIEKFALLRTNEMLEKADIALLVLDASEPFKELDERIANLADKNHLGVIIVLNKWDKALEDYKETVDEIRDRFKFLSWAPVITVSALSKKRVFKIKDLILSVYANYSRRISTSKINELLKVATVRHQLPADKTKRVKIYFATQYDVKPPKIVLVMNRPKALHFSYKRYLLNKLREAFDLEGTPVLLYPRNRGEKDEAIIGEEHGQ; translated from the coding sequence ATGAAAAAAATCGCAATTATCGGCAAGCCAAATGTTGGCAAAAGTTCTCTATTTAATAGAATCGCAAAACAAAGAATCGCTATCACATCAGATTTCAGTGGTACCACAAGAGACATCAAAGAACACACAGTAGAAATTTTAGATAAACCCTGCAAAATCCTTGATACTGGGGGATTAGACAGCTCTAATGAACTCTTTGAAAATGTCAGACTCAAATCCATAGAAGCGAGTCAAAAAGCAGATATGATTATCATGATGGTAGATGGCAAGATGTTACCTAGTGATGAAGATAAAAAGATTTTTTATGCCTTGCAAGCGCAACAAAAACCCATCGCTTTGGTCATCAATAAAATCGACAATGACAAAGAACTCGAACGCGCTTGGGAATTTGATGAATTTGGTGCGGAGAATGTCTTTCCTATTTCAGTATCGCACAATCGTGGTGTTACCAATCTTTTTACCTGGATTGCCTCCTTTTTACCAGAAGTAGAAGCACCCATTGATGTGATTGAAGATGACGATGCTTTTGATCTGGATGACTTTGAAGAAGAGGCACTTCAAGATGAAGAAGAAACTCCTGAAACCAATGAAATCAATGTTGCCATCATCGGACGAGTAAATGTGGGCAAAAGTTCACTTCTCAATGCCTTAGTAGGAGAGGAACGAGCTGTAGTGAGTTCTGTCGAAGGCACGACAATTGATCCGGTTGATGATAGCATCGAGTATGAAGATAAAATCATCAATTTCGTCGATACTGCCGGTGTCCGTAAAAGAAGTAGAATCGAAGGCATTGAAAAATTTGCGCTTCTAAGAACCAATGAAATGTTAGAAAAAGCCGATATTGCCCTACTCGTTTTGGATGCTAGTGAACCGTTTAAAGAGTTGGATGAACGTATTGCGAACCTTGCAGATAAAAATCATTTGGGCGTTATTATCGTTTTGAACAAATGGGACAAGGCCTTAGAAGATTACAAAGAGACCGTAGATGAAATCAGAGACCGATTCAAATTTCTCTCATGGGCTCCGGTTATCACGGTATCTGCACTATCAAAAAAACGTGTATTTAAAATCAAAGATTTGATTTTGAGCGTGTATGCTAATTATTCGCGCCGTATCTCAACATCAAAAATCAATGAACTGTTAAAAGTGGCTACCGTCAGACATCAACTGCCAGCAGACAAGACAAAACGTGTCAAAATCTACTTCGCAACCCAATATGATGTCAAACCACCCAAAATCGTATTGGTGATGAATCGTCCCAAAGCATTGCATTTTAGCTACAAAAGATATCTTTTGAATAAACTCCGCGAAGCCTTTGATTTAGAAGGGACGCCCGTATTGCTTTATCCTCGAAATCGAGGTGAAAAAGATGAGGCTATCATAGGTGAAGAGCATGGCCAATAA
- a CDS encoding TRAP transporter large permease, which produces MIGLAMFFTALLLLVVGYPVAFTFGAVSMFFGALSAYFQVIPDGGTMVDFMDEFLQMFSMMPFRIFSIMTNKILIAVPLFIFMGIVLQKSELASRLLESMGVLFGRVRGGLAVSTVLIGALLAASTGVVGASVVAMGIISLPVMLKYGYSKQLSTGTICAAGTLGQIIPPSIVLIVLGDVFQLPVGDLFRLAFFPGITLVGLYVSYILIVSYFKKDIAPAIEYDENFSKAQNVKKALIAIIPPLILIIMVLGSIFAGIATPTESAAVGSIGAILLAWSYKQLSIDMIRQASVATMKITAMVFAILIGATAFSMVFVYSGADDITANFMMNLPGDKWGFLILSMLAIMFLGFFIDFIEISYIVLPILIPIAHQIGLDPTWFAILIALNLQTSFLTPPFGFSLFYLKGVTPPSVLTTDIYKGVLPFILLQILLLISVVLFPHFYGFNS; this is translated from the coding sequence TTGATTGGTCTTGCCATGTTTTTTACAGCTTTATTGCTGTTGGTTGTAGGCTATCCTGTTGCCTTTACTTTTGGTGCGGTTTCGATGTTTTTTGGAGCACTTTCTGCTTATTTTCAAGTCATACCAGATGGGGGCACGATGGTAGATTTTATGGATGAATTTTTACAAATGTTTTCCATGATGCCTTTTCGAATTTTTTCTATCATGACCAATAAGATTTTGATTGCAGTGCCTTTATTTATCTTCATGGGTATCGTCTTGCAAAAGTCTGAGCTAGCATCAAGATTATTAGAGTCTATGGGCGTTTTATTTGGACGCGTACGGGGAGGTCTTGCTGTCAGTACGGTACTCATAGGCGCTCTGCTTGCTGCCTCCACGGGAGTCGTTGGAGCGAGCGTTGTGGCGATGGGAATCATCTCATTGCCGGTCATGTTAAAATATGGCTATTCCAAACAACTCAGTACCGGTACCATCTGCGCAGCAGGAACGTTAGGACAAATTATTCCACCTTCAATCGTTTTGATTGTCTTAGGAGATGTGTTTCAGTTACCTGTGGGTGACCTCTTTAGATTGGCATTTTTCCCAGGTATTACATTGGTAGGGTTGTATGTCAGCTATATCTTAATTGTTTCGTATTTCAAAAAAGATATCGCACCGGCTATTGAGTATGATGAAAACTTCTCTAAAGCACAAAATGTCAAAAAAGCATTGATTGCCATTATCCCGCCACTTATTTTGATTATTATGGTATTAGGCTCTATCTTTGCAGGTATTGCCACTCCGACAGAATCCGCTGCTGTGGGCTCTATTGGCGCTATTTTATTGGCATGGAGTTATAAACAACTCAGCATTGATATGATTCGACAAGCATCCGTTGCTACGATGAAGATTACCGCTATGGTGTTTGCCATCTTAATCGGAGCTACCGCTTTTTCTATGGTATTTGTTTACAGTGGCGCTGATGATATTACGGCTAACTTCATGATGAATTTACCAGGAGATAAATGGGGATTTTTAATTCTCTCTATGTTAGCTATTATGTTTTTGGGATTTTTCATCGATTTTATCGAAATCTCCTACATCGTACTTCCAATTTTGATCCCTATTGCCCATCAGATTGGATTGGACCCAACATGGTTTGCTATTTTAATAGCATTAAACCTTCAAACATCTTTTTTAACACCGCCGTTTGGTTTTTCCCTCTTTTATCTCAAAGGGGTTACACCTCCGAGTGTCTTAACGACAGATATCTATAAAGGTGTGCTTCCTTTTATTCTTTTACAGATATTGCTACTTATCTCAGTTGTTTTATTCCCACATTTTTACGGATTTAACTCATGA
- a CDS encoding TRAP transporter small permease subunit, whose amino-acid sequence MLIKIEKKFNKFMDFIGNILIVMLLLMILNVFYDVVMRYAFHDSSIAMQELEWHFFSIIILFGTSYSLKENAHVRVDFLYDKFSTKTQAIINIVGTIFFLLPFTLLIIYGSYTFFMDSYSIGETSGDPGGLKYLWAIKAMIPISFILLFIEGIVYIIQNINIYRELEKPKKVDPQGALS is encoded by the coding sequence ATGCTAATAAAAATAGAAAAAAAATTCAATAAATTTATGGACTTTATAGGAAATATTTTAATCGTCATGTTATTGCTCATGATTTTAAATGTTTTTTATGATGTTGTCATGAGATATGCCTTTCACGATAGTTCCATTGCAATGCAAGAGTTAGAATGGCATTTTTTCTCGATTATTATTCTCTTTGGTACCTCCTATTCTCTCAAAGAAAATGCTCATGTACGCGTTGACTTTTTATATGATAAATTTAGTACCAAAACCCAAGCGATCATCAATATTGTGGGCACCATATTTTTCCTCCTTCCTTTTACCTTGCTCATCATCTATGGTTCTTATACCTTTTTTATGGATTCCTATAGTATCGGTGAGACATCAGGCGACCCAGGAGGGCTTAAATATCTTTGGGCAATCAAAGCAATGATACCTATCTCGTTTATTTTACTCTTTATTGAGGGAATTGTCTATATTATCCAAAATATCAATATTTACAGAGAGTTAGAAAAACCCAAAAAAGTTGATCCGCAAGGAGCATTGTCTTGA
- a CDS encoding TRAP transporter substrate-binding protein yields the protein MKKSFKLTGIVVALLLLSSHAFAFEKTVRWKLAMSWPSTLSPLADASFKVAKLVKEMSGGKFIIKVEGSEKTKSPLGVFDMVRGGAFQMGSTASYYYLGKDINAMWFTTVPWGMTKDEQYAWFYYGNGMKLMQEVYGKYGMLSFPCGNTGVQMGGWFRKEIKTVDDLKGLKMRIPGFAGKVMAKLGVSVVNIPGGELYTSLDRGTIDALEWVGPGMDVRMGFYKVAPYYYTGWHEPASEMNYVVNKKAFEKLPKKYQVMLVTAMQAATADVTTAMFNDNANGWAKMKKENPNIKVKTFPVPVLKAMKKATDELLSSYAAKNPMFKKIWDDQKAFMKKAREWSMMSEYHYLKASQEVK from the coding sequence ATGAAGAAGTCATTTAAACTAACGGGCATAGTTGTCGCATTACTGCTTTTAAGTAGTCATGCTTTTGCTTTTGAAAAAACCGTAAGGTGGAAACTTGCAATGAGTTGGCCCTCTACACTGAGTCCTCTTGCAGATGCCTCTTTCAAGGTTGCGAAACTTGTCAAAGAGATGAGTGGCGGAAAATTCATTATTAAAGTCGAAGGTTCAGAAAAAACCAAATCTCCACTGGGTGTCTTTGATATGGTTCGTGGCGGCGCCTTTCAAATGGGTTCAACGGCTTCGTATTATTATCTTGGTAAAGATATCAACGCTATGTGGTTTACCACTGTGCCATGGGGTATGACAAAAGATGAACAATATGCATGGTTTTACTATGGCAATGGTATGAAATTGATGCAAGAAGTTTATGGCAAATACGGCATGCTTTCTTTTCCTTGCGGAAATACTGGCGTTCAAATGGGCGGATGGTTTAGAAAAGAGATTAAAACTGTCGATGATTTAAAAGGTCTCAAGATGCGAATTCCTGGATTTGCAGGAAAAGTTATGGCCAAACTCGGTGTTAGTGTTGTCAATATTCCAGGAGGCGAATTGTACACCTCTTTGGATAGAGGAACCATCGATGCATTGGAATGGGTAGGACCGGGTATGGATGTTAGAATGGGCTTTTATAAAGTAGCACCTTATTACTATACCGGTTGGCATGAACCAGCATCTGAAATGAATTATGTTGTGAATAAAAAAGCTTTTGAAAAATTGCCTAAAAAATATCAAGTGATGTTAGTCACAGCAATGCAAGCAGCAACAGCTGATGTTACTACTGCGATGTTTAATGATAATGCCAATGGTTGGGCAAAAATGAAAAAAGAAAATCCAAACATCAAAGTTAAAACATTCCCAGTGCCAGTTCTAAAGGCCATGAAAAAAGCAACCGATGAACTTTTAAGCAGCTATGCCGCTAAAAATCCTATGTTTAAGAAAATCTGGGATGACCAAAAAGCTTTTATGAAAAAAGCAAGAGAATGGTCAATGATGTCAGAATACCACTACTTAAAAGCTTCACAAGAAGTGAAATAA
- a CDS encoding shikimate dehydrogenase produces MKLFAIFGNPISHSISPRLHNNVIQHLNLDACYTRKLITNQEDIIKTFKALKLTGANVTVPHKEAAYRLCDEVRGIANEIKAINTLVQEKGKIIGYNTDAPGFYQSLNAFKNIQKALIIGAGGTAKAIAFILRSHHIDVSVLNRSEARLKFFSDHDFSTFSWKDFSIDQYDIIINTTPAGLKDDTLPFETESLAKLMQSAHYAFDVIYGKMTPFLKLASAHDLIYKDGRDMLLYQGILAFNLFYNQRFDNKIIEKYMREALAF; encoded by the coding sequence ATGAAATTATTTGCAATTTTTGGAAACCCAATCTCTCACTCAATCTCACCGAGACTCCATAATAATGTCATCCAGCATCTCAATCTTGATGCCTGCTACACACGAAAGCTTATCACCAATCAAGAAGATATTATAAAGACATTTAAAGCACTAAAATTAACCGGTGCCAATGTGACCGTTCCACATAAAGAGGCCGCTTATCGCCTCTGCGATGAAGTTCGAGGCATTGCCAACGAGATTAAAGCCATCAACACTTTAGTACAAGAAAAGGGTAAAATCATCGGCTACAACACTGATGCGCCGGGATTTTATCAATCACTCAATGCATTCAAAAACATCCAAAAAGCACTCATCATTGGCGCAGGAGGCACAGCAAAAGCCATCGCATTTATACTGCGAAGCCATCACATTGACGTGAGTGTTCTAAACCGATCAGAGGCGCGATTAAAATTCTTTTCAGATCATGATTTTAGCACCTTCAGTTGGAAAGATTTTAGCATTGACCAATACGATATCATTATCAATACAACCCCAGCGGGACTCAAAGACGACACGTTACCTTTTGAAACAGAATCTCTTGCAAAACTTATGCAATCTGCGCATTATGCCTTTGATGTGATTTACGGAAAAATGACACCATTTTTGAAATTAGCAAGCGCTCATGATTTGATTTATAAAGATGGACGCGATATGCTTTTATATCAAGGTATTTTAGCATTTAATCTCTTTTATAATCAACGCTTTGATAATAAAATAATAGAAAAATATATGAGAGAAGCATTAGCGTTTTAA
- a CDS encoding anthranilate synthase component I family protein encodes MLEKRTILFDQLTPITIFKKLQDFFEDELSFLFESAINSEAGNYSFLFIGARERVIHENSQSFYINENNEKIQVEDNPFDFLKKRYQEIDMNYYKRLAHELNIGFVDGFIGYVGYDCVKTFEPVLQKHMNQLHDELQIPDLDLIRPKLICAFSHKSNTLTLMTFLPHIAKKLDAIIELLKKPHHNIPIHKTKMPDNGSFAFSKEKFFEMVRASKEMIKSGDVFQILMSNRFTMRAKIDRLSFYRVLRNKNPSPYMFNLDYGKFSIIGSSPEVMVGLKNGHIMLRPIAGTRKRGTNYEMDLALADELQQDEKERAEHLMLIDLGRNDVGKVAKVGSVNVKEMMRVERYSHVMHLVTDIEALLDQKYDMFDLFAATFTAGTMTGTPKIRAMELISEFEGLKRSFYSGAVGYFGFDGNLDSAILIRTAYLDDEKIIFQAGAGIVADSTPEFEYHEVSNKLAAMTSSLKDLSEV; translated from the coding sequence ATGTTAGAAAAAAGAACCATATTATTTGACCAACTGACACCCATCACCATCTTCAAGAAACTCCAAGATTTTTTTGAAGATGAGTTGTCTTTCCTCTTTGAGAGTGCCATCAATTCAGAGGCTGGAAACTATAGTTTTCTTTTTATCGGTGCGAGAGAGCGTGTGATTCACGAAAACTCTCAAAGTTTTTATATTAATGAAAACAACGAAAAGATACAAGTCGAAGACAATCCCTTTGATTTTCTTAAAAAGAGATATCAAGAGATTGATATGAACTATTACAAACGTCTTGCACACGAACTTAACATCGGATTTGTGGATGGATTTATCGGCTATGTTGGCTATGATTGTGTCAAAACATTTGAACCGGTTTTGCAAAAACACATGAATCAATTGCATGATGAATTACAAATACCAGATCTTGACTTGATTCGCCCCAAATTAATCTGTGCATTTTCGCACAAATCTAATACACTCACCCTGATGACGTTCTTGCCACATATTGCAAAAAAACTTGATGCTATTATTGAACTGCTCAAAAAACCGCATCATAATATCCCAATTCACAAGACCAAAATGCCAGATAATGGCAGTTTTGCTTTTTCAAAAGAGAAATTCTTTGAGATGGTGAGGGCTTCAAAAGAGATGATTAAGAGCGGTGATGTATTTCAAATCCTCATGTCCAATCGTTTCACAATGAGAGCAAAAATCGACCGTCTTAGTTTTTATAGAGTATTAAGAAATAAAAATCCCTCTCCTTATATGTTTAATTTAGATTATGGAAAATTTTCTATCATAGGAAGTTCCCCTGAAGTCATGGTCGGATTGAAAAATGGCCATATCATGCTCAGACCCATCGCAGGAACAAGAAAACGAGGGACAAACTATGAGATGGATTTAGCACTAGCAGATGAATTGCAACAAGATGAAAAAGAGCGTGCCGAGCATTTGATGCTGATTGATTTAGGTCGCAACGATGTCGGGAAAGTAGCCAAGGTGGGTAGTGTCAACGTCAAAGAAATGATGCGTGTCGAACGCTATTCTCATGTGATGCATTTGGTCACAGACATTGAAGCTTTATTGGATCAAAAATATGATATGTTTGATCTATTTGCTGCAACATTTACAGCCGGTACCATGACAGGAACACCAAAAATTCGGGCGATGGAGCTCATTAGTGAATTTGAAGGCTTAAAGCGAAGTTTTTATAGCGGTGCTGTGGGCTATTTTGGTTTTGATGGCAATCTTGATAGTGCAATTTTAATTCGCACGGCTTATTTGGATGATGAAAAGATAATCTTTCAAGCCGGAGCCGGTATTGTAGCAGATAGCACGCCAGAATTTGAATATCATGAGGTTTCAAACAAACTCGCCGCGATGACCTCTTCGTTAAAAGATTTGAGCGAAGTTTAA
- a CDS encoding SPOR domain-containing protein translates to MENKNELSDIVLEKDNSKTLKIKRILIIIALLIIVFLGVLVTMKLVNKPTRNATPKLILPPEPKSTMAQPKDESLFKQVPIVEENTTKQDDFEKVVKNLKEKEIQKTKSMEQNTTTAPILTPKKKEKPVSTVVEPLKKAPVKTVKKTAKKVTPKATKSHKGIFVQVGAIAKTSPNQKFLRLIQSKKYAYILYQTSVNGKKVTKVLIGPYKSNQEAKNNLTAIKKSINKNAFIYRIK, encoded by the coding sequence ATGGAAAATAAAAACGAATTAAGTGATATAGTTTTGGAAAAAGATAACAGTAAAACGCTCAAAATCAAACGAATCTTGATTATCATAGCGTTGCTCATTATTGTTTTTTTAGGGGTTCTTGTAACTATGAAACTCGTCAACAAGCCAACGCGAAATGCGACTCCAAAGCTTATTCTCCCGCCAGAGCCAAAATCAACTATGGCCCAACCAAAAGATGAGTCTCTATTTAAACAAGTGCCTATTGTAGAAGAAAACACTACCAAACAAGATGATTTTGAAAAAGTGGTTAAAAATTTAAAAGAAAAAGAGATTCAAAAAACAAAAAGTATGGAACAAAATACAACAACTGCACCTATCCTCACGCCAAAGAAAAAAGAAAAACCTGTCTCTACGGTGGTAGAACCACTCAAAAAAGCACCGGTGAAGACGGTCAAAAAAACAGCCAAGAAAGTCACACCTAAAGCAACAAAATCACATAAGGGTATTTTTGTGCAAGTAGGTGCTATCGCAAAAACGTCTCCGAACCAAAAATTTTTACGACTTATTCAGAGTAAAAAATACGCATATATCTTATATCAAACCAGCGTGAATGGTAAAAAAGTAACAAAAGTATTAATTGGGCCTTATAAAAGCAACCAAGAGGCAAAAAATAATTTGACTGCCATCAAAAAATCAATCAATAAAAATGCATTTATATATAGAATAAAATGA
- a CDS encoding DUF1882 domain-containing protein, which produces MYDIDTALIKMDTSHYWVKQDHIVQKISYGGRTFFDKFERHDSRLTRQIMQEHLNGELTVAHSLIHTLDYVENIVIDYNGTNTERFWHRAQLLLREEGYINFTAYESKTPGHLHLYIHKGHTALQEGYQIASLLSMKLAQKMPREWKIFPNNSIPKEFNILTLPYKVYQKERGSAWSKHL; this is translated from the coding sequence ATGTATGATATCGATACCGCACTCATCAAGATGGATACATCACATTATTGGGTCAAACAAGACCATATTGTGCAAAAGATATCATACGGCGGACGAACCTTTTTTGATAAATTTGAGAGACATGATAGCCGCTTGACGCGCCAGATCATGCAAGAGCACCTCAATGGGGAGCTCACCGTCGCGCACTCGTTGATTCATACTTTAGATTATGTAGAAAACATTGTCATAGATTACAACGGCACTAATACAGAACGATTTTGGCATCGGGCACAATTATTGCTTAGAGAAGAGGGATATATCAATTTTACTGCCTATGAGAGTAAGACTCCTGGGCATTTGCATCTTTACATACACAAAGGACACACTGCCTTGCAAGAAGGATATCAGATAGCATCATTGCTTTCTATGAAACTCGCACAAAAGATGCCAAGAGAATGGAAGATTTTTCCAAACAATAGCATTCCAAAAGAGTTTAATATTCTTACCTTGCCTTATAAAGTGTATCAAAAAGAGCGCGGTTCTGCCTGGTCAAAACATCTGTAG